A segment of the Syntrophorhabdaceae bacterium genome:
AATGACGGCAGACGCATGAATCTATCGGCGGAACTGAAGAAAGAGATGCTCGGGGTAGCCCTCATAGGGGTTTTCCTCTTCCTTTTCGTCAGTCTCCTGTCCTATCACCCTCTCGACCCCTCATTTCATACGGTCACCGACGGATCGGCCCGCAATCTCTGCGGCAAGGCAGGGTCCTACCTTTCTGACCTCTTCATGCAGCTTTTTGGATTCATGAGCTATCTCCTTGTCTCCTATTCCCTCCTCTTTGGCATCTTCTATGTCCGGAAAAAGGATCCCCCCAGCATCATCGTCTTCTCGTCGGGGCTTGTTCTTTTCTTCCTTTCCGTGGGGACGCTCCTGCAGGTGTTTGTGGGAAAGGTCTACCTGCGAGGGGTCCAGATCGAGTTCTCGGGACTAATGGGGTCCCTTCTCGAAAAGGCCCTCATGAACTTCCTCGGCAATTTCGGCACCATTCTCGTCGCCGTCGTTCTTCTTTTCATTTCCGCCTTTCTCATCATCCAGGCGCCCATCCTGGGGGTGATCGAGGAGCGTATAGCGAGGCGAAAGAAGGCTGAGCGTCGCAGCGAGATCAAGGTGACTCACGGGAGGAAGGAAGAGGACGAGGCCCCGAAGACCCAGGAGAAGAAGGCGGCGGTACAGGATACCTTCGAGTTCTTCAAGGAGATCGGGCCTTACAAACTCCCCGACCCGTCCCTTCTCGATAACGTCGAAAAGAAGGAGATGAAGGTCGATAAGGAATCCATCCAGGCGAACGCCTCCATCCTGGAGAAGAAGCTCAAGGATTACGGGATTGATGGCAGGGTGACGGAGGTGAAACCCGGGCCCGTCATCACCATGTACGAATTTGAGCCGGCTCCGGGTGTCAAGGTGAGCAAGATCGCCAATCTTTCCGATGACCTGGCTATGGCCCTCAGCGCCGTTTCCATCAGGATCATCGCCCCCATCCCCGGCAAGGCGGTGGTGGGCATAGAGATCCCAAACAGGGAGCGGGAGACGGTGTACATACGGGAGATCATTGAATCGCGGGTCTTCACGTCTTCACCCTCACATCTTACCCTCGTGCTGGGAAAGACCATAAGCGGAGAATCATACGTGGCGGATCTTGCGAAGATGCCTCACCTCCTGGTGGCGGGGGCGACGGGTTCCGGCAAGAGCGTGTCCCTGAACAGCATGATCCTCAGCGTTCTCTTCAAGGCGACCCCCGCCCATGTGCGTTTTCTCATGATCGACCTCAAGATGCTGGAATTGTCCTTCTATGAAGGAATTCCCCATCTTCTCCTGCCCGTCGTCACCAACGCGAAGAATGCGAAGACGGCGCTGCGCTGGATGACGGACGAGATGGAGAGGCGCTACAACATGATGGCGCAAAAGGGCGTTCGCAACATAGAGAAATACAACCACAAGGTTGTGCGCGAGGAGGGCGAGACCCTGCCCTATATCGTTGTGGTGATAGACGAGCTCGCCGACCTCATGATGGTCTCCCCGAAAGAGGTGGAGGAATACATCGCCCGTCTCGCCCAGATGGCCAGGGCATCGGGCATCCACCTCATCCTTGCCACGCAAAGGCCCTCCGTCGATGTCCTGACGGGGATCATCAAGGCCAACTTCCCTGCCCGGGTGGCATGCAAGGTTTTCTCCAAGGTGGATTCACGGACCATACTTGACACGAACGGCGCCGAGAGCCTCCTGGGATATGGGGATATGCTCTTCCTGAGTCCCGGGATCGGCAGGCTTCAGCGACTCCACGGCTCCTACGTTTCCGAGGGCGAGATCAAACGTATCGTGGAATTCTTGAAGCAGCAGGGTGCGCCCACGTATCATCATGAGATCCTCGAAGAGAAGGAAGAGGAAGAGAACGGCGAGGCCATAGATGACGAGAAGTATGAGGAGGCCGTCGAATTTGTGTCATCGAGGGGAGAGGCTTCCATAAGCATGGTGCAGAGGCGATTCAGAATAGGGTACAATCGTGCGGCCCGTATCATAGAACGTATGGAGCAGGAAGGCATCGTCGGTCCTTCCGATGGTGTCAAGCCAAGAGAGGTCCTGAAAAAATGATCCCTATCAGAGGTATGATCGAATGAGAGAAAGAGTTGTTTCCGACACAAGAGGACTTTCATCACGGGCGGTTTGCGGTGTCCTCGCGGCGGCGTTCCTGCTGCTGCCCCTGTGCGTTGCCGCCCAGGGCCCAGCGGCGCCCCAGGGTGACGCAAAACCCGGTTTGCAGGGCGAGACGAAATCCCCCTTTGAGTCCATAAAGAAGACATATGCCGCCATCAATTCGCTGGAGGCTTCCTTTCACCAGAAGATCTTTGTCTCCGGTATAAAGAAGATACGCGAGTTTGACGGAAATTTCTTTTTCAAGCGGCACAAGGGTTTCCTCTGGAAATACACCAAGCCCAAGGACAAGATGTTCCTCTATGACGGGAGCCATATGTGGCAGGACGAGGAAGGCAAATCCTTCGTGCTCAAGAGCAGGGTCAGCCGGGAGAAAACGGGGGGCACTTTTTTCGACCTCGTGGAGGACATTGCCCGGATAGACAACCTCTTCAAGGTAAAGCAGCACAGCATAACGACGGGCATGCAGTATTTCGAACTCATCCCGCAAAAGGATTCCTCCGTTACCATAGCCAAGCTGTGGATCGACAAGAACAGTCTCTTGAGGAAGATAGAGATCCTTGAATTTACGGGCAACATCAACACCATAGAGTTCTCGGACATCAAGGTCAACACCCCCGTCAGCGACGCCAGGTTCATCTACAAGTCCAACGGGGTAAAGGATGTGGTGGAGAGATAGAAACCTGAAGCTTGAAACGGTTTGTCGTCAGAGAAACCGTTTCTTGAGTTCCTTTACAAAAGCGATGTTTTCCATGTGGCCTGTCTGGCGGGCGGTGATCTTGCCTATGATGGGGCGGTTAAGGAGATATATGTCGCCTATCAGGTCGAGCACCTTGTGACGAACGAACTCGTCCTTGAACCTCAGTTTCGTGTTGATGACCCCGTCCTCGTTGAGAATGATGAAATTGTTGATGCGCCCCCCGGTCCCGAGGCCCATCTTTGCAAGCTGCTCGAAGTCCTTGAGGAAGCC
Coding sequences within it:
- a CDS encoding DNA translocase FtsK 4TM domain-containing protein, encoding MNLSAELKKEMLGVALIGVFLFLFVSLLSYHPLDPSFHTVTDGSARNLCGKAGSYLSDLFMQLFGFMSYLLVSYSLLFGIFYVRKKDPPSIIVFSSGLVLFFLSVGTLLQVFVGKVYLRGVQIEFSGLMGSLLEKALMNFLGNFGTILVAVVLLFISAFLIIQAPILGVIEERIARRKKAERRSEIKVTHGRKEEDEAPKTQEKKAAVQDTFEFFKEIGPYKLPDPSLLDNVEKKEMKVDKESIQANASILEKKLKDYGIDGRVTEVKPGPVITMYEFEPAPGVKVSKIANLSDDLAMALSAVSIRIIAPIPGKAVVGIEIPNRERETVYIREIIESRVFTSSPSHLTLVLGKTISGESYVADLAKMPHLLVAGATGSGKSVSLNSMILSVLFKATPAHVRFLMIDLKMLELSFYEGIPHLLLPVVTNAKNAKTALRWMTDEMERRYNMMAQKGVRNIEKYNHKVVREEGETLPYIVVVIDELADLMMVSPKEVEEYIARLAQMARASGIHLILATQRPSVDVLTGIIKANFPARVACKVFSKVDSRTILDTNGAESLLGYGDMLFLSPGIGRLQRLHGSYVSEGEIKRIVEFLKQQGAPTYHHEILEEKEEEENGEAIDDEKYEEAVEFVSSRGEASISMVQRRFRIGYNRAARIIERMEQEGIVGPSDGVKPREVLKK
- a CDS encoding outer membrane lipoprotein carrier protein LolA, which translates into the protein MRERVVSDTRGLSSRAVCGVLAAAFLLLPLCVAAQGPAAPQGDAKPGLQGETKSPFESIKKTYAAINSLEASFHQKIFVSGIKKIREFDGNFFFKRHKGFLWKYTKPKDKMFLYDGSHMWQDEEGKSFVLKSRVSREKTGGTFFDLVEDIARIDNLFKVKQHSITTGMQYFELIPQKDSSVTIAKLWIDKNSLLRKIEILEFTGNINTIEFSDIKVNTPVSDARFIYKSNGVKDVVER